A stretch of the Porites lutea chromosome 12, jaPorLute2.1, whole genome shotgun sequence genome encodes the following:
- the LOC140922046 gene encoding uncharacterized protein: protein MDESSLNPATLAPVSESKGGEPRLSLNGIVGAKLWARRRKNSLFIPHRCENDIGNSFLSHADFPKARAKSVTAMGVQKKEEFNKQGAYRILEQTMNTELSFKNYDAKECSASSHKIAKLAKEKICSTYELSGCKVICLCYITKRAKPSLAIDSGCAWDELKSTVEKDAFVDFVYKNQDIVAVASVFVIHCRKLGSKKTAADLLDAVPTKAGSASISEPARKRKDSSVFTNMPQLQRGEMMR from the coding sequence ATGGATGAGTCCAGTTTAAACCCCGCAACACTTGCACCAGTGTCCGAATCGAAGGGAGGAGAGCCTCGCTTGTCATTGAATGGCATCGTCGGTGCTAAATTATGGGCACGGAGACGGAAGAACTCTCTTTTCATTCCACATCGATGTGAAAACGACATTGGAAACTCTTTTCTATCCCACGCAGACTTTCCAAAGGCCAGGGCAAAATCAGTGACTGCGATGGGGGTCCAGAAGAAAGAAGAGTTTAACAAACAAGGAGCGTACAGAATCCTTGAACAAACAATGAACACGGAGTTGTCTTTTAAGAATTATGACGCTAAAGAATGCTCTGCCTCTTCGCATAAAATTGCCAAGCTAGCCAAAGAAAAGATCTGCAGCACATATGAGCTGAGCGGATGCAAAGTCATCTGTTTGTGTTACATCACAAAACGGGCCAAGCCCTCGCTTGCGATCGACAGTGGATGTGCATGGGACGAGCTGAAAAGCACCGTTGAAAAGGACGCCTTTGTTGATTTCGTTTACAAGAATCAAGACATCGTGGCTGTCGCCTCAGTGTTTGTAATTCACTGCCGGAAGTTGGGTTCCAAGAAAACCGCAGCTGACCTCTTAGACGCGGTTCCTACGAAGGCAGGAAGCGCGTCGATATCTGAGCCTGCACGAAAACGAAAGGATAGTAGCGTCTTCACGAACATGCCCCAGCTTCAAAGAGGTGAAATGATGCGATAA